The genomic region CCATCAACCAGGATGTGGATAAGTCCCAACTGGCCGTAGCCCGCGCCCGCCAGCGCAACATCGACGGCTGGAAGCGCCCGGTCAAAATCAAGAAGACCTGAGTTATCCACACCCCTGAATCACTGTAGTACTCATGTGTGTGCGGGCTTGCTCGCGAAGGCGGTCTTTCGGTTGATACATGCGCTGACTGACACACCGCTTTCGCGAGCAAGCCCGCTCCCACATTTTTATCTGTGTTGATTCAAAAAACTCAGTCGCATGCTTGACCATTTTGATTGAATAGGTTTTGATTGCCTTCGTTATCTTTCGAAACGAAACTTATCATCACCATGTCGAAACGAAATACACCCCAACGTCGCCACAACATCCTTGCCATGCTCACCGAGCAAGGCGAAGTCAGCGTGGACGAATTGGCCAAACGTTTCGAAACCTCGGAAGTGACCATCCGCAAGGACCTGGCCGCCCTCGAAAGTAACGGCCTGTTGCTGCGTCGCTACGGCGGCGCCATCACCATGCCTCAGGAATTGGTCGGTGATCCGGCCCAGCCCATTTCTGCCTACAAGCGCGCCATCGCCCGTGCGGCCGTCAGGCGCTTGCGGGAACACGCACGCATCATCATCGACAGCGGCAGCACCACCGCCGCCATGATCCCCGAACTGGGCCAGCAACCCGGCCTGGTGGTGATGACCAACTCCCTGCACGTGGCCAGCGCCTTGAGCGAACTGGAACACGAGCCGGTGTTGTTGATGACCGGCGGCACCTGGGACCCGCATTCGGACTCGTTCCAGGGCCAGGTCGCCGAGCAAGTACTGCGTTCCTACGACTTCGACCAGCTCTTCATTGGTGCCGATGGCATCGACCTGGAGCGCGGTACCACCACCTTCAACGAATTGCTGGGCCTGAGCCGCGTCATGGCCGAGGTCGCCCGCGAAGTGGTGGTGATGGTCGAGTCCGACAAGATTGGCCGCAAGATCCCCAACCTGGAACTGCCCTGGAGCAGCGTCCATACCCTTATTACCGATGATCGCCTGCCGCTTGAGGCCC from Pseudomonas yamanorum harbors:
- a CDS encoding DeoR/GlpR family DNA-binding transcription regulator; this translates as MSKRNTPQRRHNILAMLTEQGEVSVDELAKRFETSEVTIRKDLAALESNGLLLRRYGGAITMPQELVGDPAQPISAYKRAIARAAVRRLREHARIIIDSGSTTAAMIPELGQQPGLVVMTNSLHVASALSELEHEPVLLMTGGTWDPHSDSFQGQVAEQVLRSYDFDQLFIGADGIDLERGTTTFNELLGLSRVMAEVAREVVVMVESDKIGRKIPNLELPWSSVHTLITDDRLPLEARDQIQARGITLICAAVI